DNA sequence from the Arthrobacter crystallopoietes genome:
TGCTGGAGGACATCGCACGGTCGCTGGAGCGGCGTGGCATCGACCCGGGCCGGCTGGTTTTCGAGATCACCGAGACCGTGCTGATGACCCGGGAGACCGAAGAGGCGCAGGTACTGGGGAAGATCCGCGGGCTCGGCGTCGGACTGCAGATCGACGACTTCGGCACGGGCTATTCCTCCATCAGCTACCTGCGTTCGCTGCCCGCCGATACGGTCAAAGTGGACCAGTCCCTGATCGAGGGGATGGACAACGACGCCGGCCAACAGACCTTCGTGGCGGCCGTTCTACAACTGATCGAGTCGGCCGGGCTGCAGGCCATTGTCGAGGGCATCGAGACCGCGGAGCAGGTTTCCCAGCTGCGCCGGCTGGGCTGCCGCTTTGGCCAGGGTTATTACTTCGGCAGGCCTCTCCCGGCTGCAGAAACCGTGGCTTTACTCAATTCACCCCTGCCGTCTGCGTAAGGTAATTCCATGCCAAAGATCTGGGACTCGGTACTGCTGCTCCCCAAGCTCGCCCGCTTGGCTTCCCGCGTACCCAAAAATCCGCATCATGCGTGGGAAAATTACTGGGCCGGCATCACCCGCACGGGCAAGGACGGCGAGGTCTTGTGGGACGCCGCCGCCGAGTCCGAGCGCCTGAGCTATCTCGCGCCCATCAAGGAACACTTTGATCCGGCGCTGCCGGTGGTCGACGTGGGCTGCGGCAACGGAACCTACACGCGGTGGCTGGCCACCTTGTTCCCACAGGTGCTGGGGGTGGACGTTTCCGCCAGCGCAGTCCGCCGTGCCCAGGCAGAGGCCGAAGCGGAAGGCATCCGCGATGTGGAGTTCGCGGCGATGGACGCGGTGGGCGACGGCGCCGGGAACCTGCTGCGCGAACGGCTTGGTGGCTCCGCGAATGTGTTCCTCCGCGGCGTGCTGCATGTGCTTAAGCCGGAGGAACAAGCACGGCTGGCGGCAAACCTGCACACTGTGGTGGGGGAGCAGGGCCGCGTGTTCCTCGCCGAGACCAACTTCCAGGGCAACCGCTTCGAGTACGTGGGGCATCTGGGCGCCACCAGACACGGCATTCCGCATCCGCTGCGGCGCGCCATCGAGGGCCTGCCCATGCCCGGACATTTCGGCCAGCCGGAACTGACCGGGGTCTTTCCGGACTCGGAGTGGCAGCTGCTGGCTGACGGCCCGGCGGTCATCGAGGCGGTGCCGATGAAACAGGGCTCGGTGACGGAGCAGATTCCCGGCTACTTCGCCGTCCTGCAGGCCAACTGAGCCCTGAAGCTCACTGCCGCCGCAGCTGCGCTATTCCGGACGATGCTCGCGCCCTGCATTGTGCTCGGCTTCCCGAGCCTCTTCCTTGGCTTCTTTCTGGTGCTGTT
Encoded proteins:
- a CDS encoding class I SAM-dependent methyltransferase: MPKIWDSVLLLPKLARLASRVPKNPHHAWENYWAGITRTGKDGEVLWDAAAESERLSYLAPIKEHFDPALPVVDVGCGNGTYTRWLATLFPQVLGVDVSASAVRRAQAEAEAEGIRDVEFAAMDAVGDGAGNLLRERLGGSANVFLRGVLHVLKPEEQARLAANLHTVVGEQGRVFLAETNFQGNRFEYVGHLGATRHGIPHPLRRAIEGLPMPGHFGQPELTGVFPDSEWQLLADGPAVIEAVPMKQGSVTEQIPGYFAVLQAN